Proteins encoded by one window of Molothrus aeneus isolate 106 chromosome 16, BPBGC_Maene_1.0, whole genome shotgun sequence:
- the ROGDI gene encoding protein rogdi homolog produces the protein MAAAMATQGERAVLEEEFKWLLQEEVHAVLRQLQDILKEASHRFAFPTSGSGGAVKQENFVLSTSGTDQVKGVMTLQGDALCQADVNLKMPRNNQLLHFAFREDKQWKLQQIQDARNHVNQAIYLLMNRDANYQFKTGLEVLKLMDAVMLQLSRARNRLTTPATLTLPEIASSGLTKMFTPVLPPDILVNFYINLNKLCLTVYQLHVIQPSTTKNFKPAGGSVLHNPGAMFEFGSQRYEVSHVHKVECVVPWLNDALVFFTVSLQLCQQLKDKISVFSSYWNYRPY, from the exons ATGGCGGCGGCGATGGCGAcgcagggggagcgggcggtGCTG GAAGAAGAATTTAAATGGCTTTTACAAGAAGAGGTCCATGCTGTTTTGAGACAGCTGCAGGATATTTTGAAG GAGGCCTCCCACCGCTTTGCCTTTCCCACCAGTGGCTCAGGAGGAGCTGTCAAGCAAGAGAACTTTGTACTAAGCACATCAGG CACAGACCAGGTGAAAGGTGTGATGACACTGCAGGGAGATGCACTGTGTCAAGCT gATGTTAATCTGAAAATGCCCAGAAACAATCAGCTCCTGCATTTTGCATTCCGGGAAGACAAGCAGTGGAAATTGCAGCAG ATCCAGGATGCTAGAAACCATGTGAACCAAGCCATTTACCTGCTTATGAACAGAGATGCAAACTACCAGTTCAAAACAGGCTTGGAGGTGCTCAAG CTTATGGATGCTGTGATGTTGCAGCTCTCCAGAGCCCGAAATCGACTGACCACTCCTGCCACTCTGACACTACCAGAAATTGCCTCTAGTGGTCTCACA AAAATGTTCACTCCTGTGCTGCCTCCAGACATCCTTGTGAATTTCTATATTAATCTGAACAAGCTGTGCCTCACTGTCTACCAGCTCCACGTGATTCAGCCCAGCACAACCAAG AACTTCAAGCCTGCTGGAGGGTCTGTTTTACACAACCCTGGGGCCATGTT TGAGTTTGGCAGCCAGCGATATGAAGTCAGCCATGTCCATAAAGTGGAATGTGTTGTCCCATGGTTAAATGATGCCCTTGTCTTCTTCACAGTTTCATTGCAGCTTtgccagcagctgaaggatAAG ATCTCCGTTTTCTCCAGTTACTGGAACTACAGGCCATATTAA